In Bacilli bacterium PM5-9, the following are encoded in one genomic region:
- a CDS encoding integrase (product_source=COG0582; cath_funfam=1.10.443.10; cog=COG0582; pfam=PF00589; superfamily=56349): protein MSKEEQKNELFHEYYLRWTETYKEGAIREITMKKYMMTHKWLEKLIPNLKIYQLTRSKYQQLLNDYAKQHERQTTMDFHHQLKASILDAVDEGLIDRDPTRKAIIKGKTPKVKKPKYLNQFELQTLLNSLELENEVNWSWLIMIIAKTGMRFSEALALTPKDFDFSRQTLTINKTWNYKDNGGFMPTKNQSSVRKIQLDWQTVIQFSELIKNLPDDKPIFVKSKIYNSTVNSFLERHCKKVNIPIISIHGLRHTHASLLLFAGVSIASVARRLGHASMTTTQKTYLHIIHELENQDVDLVMRSLSVLS from the coding sequence ATGTCAAAAGAAGAACAAAAAAATGAATTATTTCACGAATATTATTTAAGATGGACAGAAACTTATAAAGAAGGTGCAATTAGAGAAATTACTATGAAAAAATATATGATGACACATAAATGGCTTGAAAAATTAATTCCAAATTTAAAAATATATCAATTAACTAGAAGTAAATATCAACAATTATTAAATGACTATGCAAAACAACATGAACGACAAACAACAATGGATTTTCATCATCAATTGAAAGCATCTATTCTTGATGCTGTTGACGAAGGATTAATTGATAGAGACCCTACAAGAAAAGCAATAATTAAAGGGAAAACACCAAAAGTTAAAAAGCCAAAATATTTAAATCAATTTGAATTACAAACATTGCTAAACAGTTTAGAACTAGAAAATGAAGTTAACTGGAGTTGGCTAATAATGATAATTGCAAAAACTGGAATGCGATTCTCTGAAGCATTAGCATTAACTCCAAAGGATTTTGATTTTTCAAGACAAACACTAACGATAAATAAAACTTGGAATTACAAAGATAATGGTGGATTTATGCCAACAAAAAACCAATCGTCAGTTAGAAAAATCCAACTTGATTGGCAAACTGTTATTCAATTTTCAGAGTTAATTAAAAATTTACCAGATGATAAACCAATTTTCGTGAAAAGTAAAATATATAACTCTACTGTAAATAGTTTTTTAGAAAGACACTGCAAAAAAGTTAATATACCGATAATATCTATACATGGATTAAGACATACCCACGCATCGCTATTACTTTTTGCTGGTGTTTCTATTGCAAGTGTTGCACGCAGACTTGGACATGCAAGCATGACCACTACACAAAAAACATATCTACATATTATTCATGAATTAGAGAATCAAGATGTTGATCTTGTAATGAGATCATTATCAGTATTAAGTTAA
- a CDS encoding restriction endonuclease S subunit (product_source=COG0732; cath_funfam=3.90.220.20; cog=COG0732; pfam=PF01420; superfamily=116734) has product MYLYLHDDLIIITMKSCITWEQRKLGELGKTFTGLSGKRKEDFGHGDAKFVTYVNVFQNPVSSLDQLDSVEIDPKQNEVQYGDVFFTTSSETPEEVGMSSVWKYHDDNVYLNSFSFGYRPHVELELDYCASMLRSTAVRKKITFLAQGISRYNISKTKMMDIEVPVPSLEEQTKIGAFLYNVDKTITLHQRMSFFTNKTVK; this is encoded by the coding sequence TTGTATTTATATTTACATGATGATTTAATAATTATTACAATGAAATCATGTATAACTTGGGAACAGCGTAAGTTGGGAGAGTTGGGTAAAACTTTTACTGGACTATCTGGAAAAAGGAAAGAAGACTTCGGACACGGTGACGCAAAATTCGTTACTTACGTGAACGTTTTTCAAAATCCTGTGTCAAGTTTGGACCAACTTGATTCAGTTGAAATTGATCCAAAACAAAATGAAGTTCAATATGGTGATGTATTCTTTACGACTTCATCAGAAACACCAGAAGAAGTTGGGATGTCATCAGTATGGAAATACCATGATGACAACGTTTATCTCAACAGTTTCAGTTTTGGATATCGACCTCATGTTGAATTAGAATTAGATTACTGCGCATCTATGTTGCGTTCGACAGCAGTTCGTAAAAAGATAACCTTCTTGGCGCAAGGGATTTCAAGATACAACATTTCCAAAACAAAAATGATGGATATTGAGGTTCCAGTTCCATCCTTGGAGGAGCAAACCAAAATTGGCGCATTTTTATACAATGTTGATAAAACTATCACCCTTCATCAGCGTATGTCATTTTTCACAAATAAAACAGTTAAATAA
- a CDS encoding hypothetical protein (product_source=Hypo-rule applied; superfamily=81558; transmembrane_helix_parts=Inside_1_12,TMhelix_13_35,Outside_36_60,TMhelix_61_83,Inside_84_84) encodes MNNLLNNLKGIHWLFICFAVIFFIFLTRIFINLIYAFFEELVRKNLKFSFIYFYEKNKLSMQIIGVIFILIFGCLAISMLIYLI; translated from the coding sequence TTGAATAATTTATTAAATAACCTTAAAGGAATACATTGGCTTTTTATATGTTTTGCAGTTATTTTTTTTATATTTTTAACTAGAATCTTTATAAATCTTATTTACGCATTTTTTGAAGAATTAGTAAGAAAAAATTTAAAATTTAGTTTTATTTATTTTTATGAAAAAAATAAATTAAGTATGCAAATAATAGGAGTAATTTTCATTTTAATATTTGGTTGTCTAGCAATTTCCATGTTAATTTATTTAATATAA
- a CDS encoding hypothetical protein (product_source=Hypo-rule applied; pfam=PF00882; superfamily=89082) gives MPAFATHFFYAKKVYEESDKEVKKLIERYRSYYDLGAQGPDIFFYYKPYKRNNIAAYGSSLHNKQAKRLFEEAIKKIKEVDDQAAFVYLLGLGTHFSLDSSFHPIINKKYTEFNDHMILEAELDRRIIEQNVRFKPHKFRRNLLINARYKYGYDLQFVYPKIDSKYIDESIYQTNFYMKVLYSPNNIKGKIISLLCKTFIKGADFSNLIIKKKPNTAYDKTVDELIKKYPDAITTGVNNLKNLVDVYNGKAKMDKYFYNTFE, from the coding sequence ATGCCTGCATTTGCAACACATTTCTTCTATGCTAAAAAAGTATATGAAGAATCAGATAAAGAAGTAAAAAAACTAATTGAAAGATATCGTAGCTATTATGATTTAGGGGCACAAGGACCAGATATATTCTTTTATTATAAACCATATAAGAGAAATAATATCGCAGCATACGGTTCAAGTCTTCATAACAAACAAGCAAAAAGATTGTTTGAAGAAGCAATTAAAAAAATTAAAGAAGTAGATGATCAAGCAGCATTTGTATATTTATTAGGATTAGGAACACATTTTTCATTAGATAGTAGTTTTCATCCAATAATTAATAAAAAATATACAGAGTTTAATGATCATATGATATTAGAAGCAGAATTAGATAGACGTATTATTGAACAGAATGTACGATTTAAACCACATAAATTTAGAAGAAATCTTTTGATTAATGCAAGATATAAATATGGATATGATTTACAGTTTGTTTATCCAAAAATCGATTCAAAGTATATTGATGAATCAATCTATCAAACTAACTTTTACATGAAAGTATTATATTCACCAAATAATATAAAAGGTAAAATTATTTCGTTATTATGTAAAACATTTATTAAAGGTGCAGATTTTTCAAATTTAATTATTAAGAAAAAACCAAATACTGCTTATGATAAAACAGTAGATGAATTAATAAAAAAATATCCTGATGCGATTACAACAGGAGTTAATAATTTAAAAAACTTAGTTGATGTTTATAATGGAAAAGCAAAAATGGATAAATATTTTTACAATACATTTGAATAA
- a CDS encoding UMF1 family MFS transporter (product_source=KO:K06902; cath_funfam=1.20.1250.20; cog=COG2270; ko=KO:K06902; pfam=PF11700; superfamily=103473; transmembrane_helix_parts=Inside_1_8,TMhelix_9_31,Outside_32_45,TMhelix_46_68,Inside_69_80,TMhelix_81_100,Outside_101_103,TMhelix_104_123,Inside_124_143,TMhelix_144_163,Outside_164_172,TMhelix_173_195,Inside_196_229,TMhelix_230_252,Outside_253_266,TMhelix_267_289,Inside_290_295,TMhelix_296_315,Outside_316_319,TMhelix_320_342,Inside_343_353,TMhelix_354_376,Outside_377_385,TMhelix_386_405,Inside_406_412), producing MKLNKLEKNWVLYDVGNSAFIMLLSTIIPIYFKNIALESGIDNATSTAYWGYALAISTLIIALLGPILGSLADNKGYKKTLFAIFMLLGTISCFCLGFFSNWVIFLIVIMIIRIGFNGSLIFYDSMLTDVSTDERMDFVSSNGYAWGYIGSCIPFIGCLVLILQADTIGLSTQLATAIAFIITSLWWFFFSVPLLKSYKQKYYVEHQENIAKESFTRLWKNLKKIKNDKVILTFLIAFFIYIDGVYTIIEMATSYGKDVGITDNNLLLALLLTQIIAFPAALIVGKLTSKYSSTQIISVSILGYLGIALFAIQLDKAWEFWLLAVCVAIFQGGIQALSRSYFAQLIPKNNSNEYFGIFDIFGKGATFTGTLMMGVITQVTNSSTNGVIGIACLFVLGFILFRYHLKVKKAAV from the coding sequence ATGAAGTTAAATAAATTAGAAAAAAATTGGGTTTTATATGATGTAGGTAATTCAGCATTTATCATGTTGTTGTCAACAATCATTCCCATATATTTTAAAAATATAGCATTAGAAAGTGGAATTGATAATGCAACCTCAACAGCATATTGGGGTTATGCTTTAGCGATTTCCACTTTAATTATTGCATTGTTAGGACCTATATTAGGAAGCCTTGCTGATAATAAAGGATATAAAAAGACTTTATTTGCGATTTTTATGTTACTAGGAACTATAAGTTGCTTTTGTTTGGGATTTTTTAGTAATTGGGTTATTTTTTTAATCGTGATAATGATTATAAGAATAGGATTTAATGGAAGTTTAATTTTTTATGATTCAATGCTAACTGATGTTAGTACAGATGAAAGAATGGATTTTGTAAGCAGTAATGGATATGCATGGGGTTATATTGGTTCATGTATTCCATTTATAGGATGTTTAGTTTTAATTTTACAAGCAGATACAATTGGACTTTCAACGCAATTAGCAACCGCAATTGCCTTTATTATTACATCATTGTGGTGGTTCTTTTTTAGTGTTCCACTATTAAAATCATATAAACAAAAATATTATGTAGAACATCAAGAAAATATTGCAAAAGAAAGTTTTACAAGACTATGGAAAAACTTGAAAAAAATTAAAAATGATAAAGTAATTTTAACTTTTTTAATAGCATTCTTCATTTATATTGATGGCGTATATACAATTATTGAAATGGCAACATCATATGGAAAAGATGTTGGAATTACAGATAATAACCTTTTACTAGCCTTATTATTAACTCAAATAATTGCTTTTCCAGCAGCTCTAATCGTTGGTAAACTAACAAGCAAGTATTCAAGTACACAAATAATTTCAGTATCAATTCTTGGTTATTTAGGAATTGCTTTATTTGCAATACAATTAGATAAAGCATGGGAGTTTTGGTTACTTGCAGTGTGTGTAGCAATTTTCCAAGGTGGAATTCAAGCCTTATCAAGATCATACTTTGCTCAATTAATACCTAAAAATAATTCAAATGAGTACTTTGGTATCTTTGATATTTTTGGTAAAGGAGCAACTTTTACTGGAACATTAATGATGGGAGTAATCACACAAGTAACAAATAGTTCAACAAATGGAGTAATTGGAATTGCTTGTTTATTTGTTTTAGGTTTTATTTTATTTAGATATCATTTGAAAGTAAAGAAAGCAGCTGTTTAA
- a CDS encoding DNA repair photolyase (product_source=COG1533; cath_funfam=3.20.20.70; cog=COG1533; pfam=PF04055; superfamily=102114), with protein sequence MIEYVDAKTIITKVNHTGWFDYDYNMNIYRGCHHGCIYCDSRSDVYQVADFDKVKPKKDAIKIIEKELKNKRNKGVIGTGAMSDPYNKLEEELQLTRQALEIIDKHGFGVGITTKSTLILRDIDILKRIALHSPVIIKITITCANDELTKLIEPNVASSKERFLAIKKLREAGIYAGVILMPVLPYLTDSWNNINSLLMLSKAVDASFIYAAFGVSQRTGQRAYYLNKLKDISQYAYENHLKSFGNNYSCPAHNAKELYRKYELFCKENKLTYKMKDIINGYQKGYRCEQISLF encoded by the coding sequence TTGATAGAATATGTTGATGCAAAAACAATCATAACTAAAGTAAATCATACAGGTTGGTTTGATTACGATTATAATATGAACATTTATCGTGGTTGCCATCATGGTTGTATTTATTGTGATAGTCGATCAGATGTTTATCAAGTAGCTGATTTTGATAAAGTAAAACCTAAAAAAGATGCAATAAAAATAATAGAAAAAGAGTTAAAAAATAAAAGAAATAAAGGTGTTATTGGAACAGGAGCAATGAGCGATCCATATAATAAACTTGAAGAAGAACTTCAATTAACAAGACAAGCTTTAGAGATAATTGACAAGCATGGATTTGGTGTGGGGATTACAACCAAGAGTACTCTAATTTTAAGAGATATTGATATTTTAAAAAGAATTGCTTTACATTCACCAGTTATCATTAAAATAACAATTACTTGTGCAAATGATGAATTAACAAAGTTAATTGAGCCAAATGTAGCAAGTAGTAAAGAACGTTTTTTAGCAATTAAAAAATTAAGAGAAGCAGGCATATATGCAGGTGTTATATTGATGCCAGTATTACCATATCTTACTGATTCATGGAATAATATTAATAGTTTATTAATGTTATCAAAAGCAGTAGATGCTAGTTTTATTTATGCAGCTTTTGGCGTTAGTCAAAGAACAGGACAAAGAGCGTATTATCTAAATAAATTAAAAGATATTAGTCAATATGCATACGAAAATCATTTAAAGTCGTTTGGTAATAATTATAGTTGTCCAGCTCATAATGCAAAAGAACTATATAGAAAATATGAATTATTTTGTAAAGAAAATAAACTAACTTATAAAATGAAAGATATTATAAATGGTTATCAAAAGGGGTATCGATGTGAACAAATATCATTATTCTAG
- a CDS encoding uncharacterized protein (TIGR00159 family) (product_source=TIGR00159; cath_funfam=3.40.1700.10; cog=COG1624; pfam=PF02457,PF19293; superfamily=143597; tigrfam=TIGR00159; transmembrane_helix_parts=Outside_1_14,TMhelix_15_37,Inside_38_49,TMhelix_50_72,Outside_73_275), translating to MSEITSKFQNLEGFFQLTISIVDILIVTLLIYAVLIIVQNNTKTMRIFKGTIIVIVIDMLAKFLHLTTLQTITQNLINWGFLVFIIIFQPEIRNFLEKIGKTSFNNHSLIALDLGDKVIDEIVSAVIDLAQNKTGALITIERDISLKDFISSGVALDSDITKELIKSIFKTTTPLHDGAIIIQGSRIACASTFFPPPTIDVIQSFGSRHRAAIGISEITDSLTIVVSEESGAIRLVEYGEVTLVSPSDFKQVFITKLTSSSNDEDNAESEVRNNG from the coding sequence ATGTCAGAAATAACAAGCAAATTTCAAAATTTAGAAGGATTTTTTCAATTAACAATATCAATTGTTGATATTTTAATTGTAACTCTTTTAATATATGCAGTTTTAATAATTGTTCAAAATAATACAAAAACAATGAGAATATTTAAAGGAACAATAATTGTAATTGTCATAGATATGCTTGCAAAGTTTTTACATTTGACAACATTACAAACGATAACTCAAAATTTAATTAATTGGGGATTTTTAGTGTTTATTATTATTTTCCAACCAGAAATAAGAAACTTTTTAGAAAAAATAGGAAAAACTTCATTTAACAATCATTCATTAATTGCCTTGGATCTTGGTGATAAAGTAATTGATGAAATTGTTAGTGCAGTAATAGATTTAGCACAAAATAAAACAGGAGCACTTATTACAATAGAAAGAGATATTTCATTAAAGGATTTTATCTCTTCAGGAGTTGCTCTTGATTCAGATATTACTAAAGAGTTAATAAAATCAATTTTCAAAACAACAACTCCACTTCACGATGGTGCAATTATTATTCAGGGAAGTAGAATAGCATGTGCATCAACATTTTTCCCACCACCAACAATAGATGTTATCCAAAGTTTTGGTTCAAGACATCGAGCAGCAATTGGAATTAGTGAAATAACTGACTCACTAACAATTGTGGTAAGTGAGGAAAGTGGAGCAATTAGACTAGTTGAATATGGTGAGGTTACCTTAGTTAGTCCAAGTGATTTTAAACAAGTATTTATTACTAAACTAACATCATCTTCAAATGATGAAGATAATGCAGAAAGTGAGGTAAGAAATAATGGCTAA